The sequence TCCTGCCGGAATATGCCTTTGGCCGCGGCGATGTCGAGGCGGGCCTTGCCGCGTCGCCGCTCAAGCTGGAAGCGAGCTTCCGCATCGGCGGGCAGGAGCATTTCTATCTCGAAGGCCAGATCGCGATGGCCGTGCCAGGCGAGGCGGGCGAGATGTTCGTCTACTCGTCCACCCAGCATCCGAGTGAGGTCCAGCACCTCGTCGCGCATGCGCTGCATGTGCCCTCGAGCGCCGTGACGGTCGAGATCCGCCGCATGGGCGGCGGTTTCGGCGGCAAGGAGAGCCAGGCGTCGCAATGGGCCGTGCTCGCGGCGCTCGCCGCGTTCAAGACCGGGCGCCCGTGCAAGATGCGGCTCGACCGCGACGACGACATGATCATGACCGGCAAGCGGCATGATTTCCGGGTCGATTACCGCGTCGGCGCCAGCGCCGAGGGCCTGCTGGAGACGGTCGATGTCGCGCTCAATGCGCGCTGCGGCCATTCCGAAGATCTCTCCATGGGCGTCGTGGACCGGACGATGTTCCATTCCGATAATTCGTATTTCTATCCGACCTGCCGGGTTCTCACCCGCAGGATGCGGACCAATACCGTCTCCAACACCGCCTTCCGCGGCTTTGGCGGACCGCAGGGCATGACCTTTGCCGAGCGGATGATGGATCATGTCGCCTATACCCTCGGCAAGGACCCGCTCGAGATCCGCAAGCTGAACTTCTACCAGGGCGACCGCGACCACACGCCCTACGGCATGAAGGTCGAGGACAACCTGCTGCAGCCGCTGGTGGCACAGCTGGAGGCGAGCTCCGACTACTGGGCGCGGCGCGAGGAAATCACCGCCTTCAACGCCGAGAGCCGCATCCTGAAGAAGGGCCTGGCGCTGACGCCGGTGAAGTTCGGCATCTCCTTCACGCTGATGATGCTGAACCAGGCCGGCGCGCTGCTGCACCTCTATCGCGACGGTTCGCTCAACCTGAACCATGGCGGCACCGAGATGGGGCAGGGGCTGTTCCTCAAGGTGGCGCAGGTCGTGGCCGAGGAATTCGGCGTCGACATGGGCAAGGTCGCGATAACAGCGACGCGGACCGACAAGGTGCCCAACACCTCGCCGACCGCCGCCTCCTCCGGCACCGACCTCAACGCCATGGCGGCGCTCAACGCCTGCAACATCATCAAGGACCGGCTCTACGCCTTCATCGAGGAGAAGTGGCAGGTCCGCCGCAACCAGGTGTCGTTCCGCGACAACCAGGTGATCATCGGCAACCACGTCATGAGCCTGGCGGAGCTTGCCAACGCCGCCTATGTCGAGCGCGTCCAGCTTTCGGCCTCGGGCTTCTACAAGACGCCGAAGATCGCCTGGAACCGCGACAAGGCCGAGGGACGGCCGTTCTTCTATTTCGCCTATGGCGCGTCCTGCTCGGAAGTCACCATCGACACCATGACCGGCGAGATGAAGGTGGACCGGGTCGACGTGCTGCACGATGTCGGCAAGTCGCTCAATCCGGCGATCGATATCGGCCAGATCGAGGGCGGCTTCGTCCAGGGCATGGGCTGGCTGACGACGG is a genomic window of Kaistia defluvii containing:
- the xdhB gene encoding xanthine dehydrogenase molybdopterin binding subunit codes for the protein MPLNNRVSPVTTDAELAVIRKPLPHDSAPRHVTGAAAYIDDIREPAGTLHIAPGYAPIAKGRITGLDLDAVRAFPGVVAVLTAADIPGVNDVSPKLIGDDPTLAVDEIRFYGQVVFVVVAKTRDTARRAAKKAKITTVAEVPAIDLADTTDTVLPEYAFGRGDVEAGLAASPLKLEASFRIGGQEHFYLEGQIAMAVPGEAGEMFVYSSTQHPSEVQHLVAHALHVPSSAVTVEIRRMGGGFGGKESQASQWAVLAALAAFKTGRPCKMRLDRDDDMIMTGKRHDFRVDYRVGASAEGLLETVDVALNARCGHSEDLSMGVVDRTMFHSDNSYFYPTCRVLTRRMRTNTVSNTAFRGFGGPQGMTFAERMMDHVAYTLGKDPLEIRKLNFYQGDRDHTPYGMKVEDNLLQPLVAQLEASSDYWARREEITAFNAESRILKKGLALTPVKFGISFTLMMLNQAGALLHLYRDGSLNLNHGGTEMGQGLFLKVAQVVAEEFGVDMGKVAITATRTDKVPNTSPTAASSGTDLNAMAALNACNIIKDRLYAFIEEKWQVRRNQVSFRDNQVIIGNHVMSLAELANAAYVERVQLSASGFYKTPKIAWNRDKAEGRPFFYFAYGASCSEVTIDTMTGEMKVDRVDVLHDVGKSLNPAIDIGQIEGGFVQGMGWLTTEELVWDKQGRLRTHAPSTYKIPAASDIPEHFRVELFQSEGPREDTIFKSKAVGEPPLMLGISVFCAINNAIASLKPGVMPALDAPATPEAIMRAVRGMTAA